From a region of the Helianthus annuus cultivar XRQ/B chromosome 5, HanXRQr2.0-SUNRISE, whole genome shotgun sequence genome:
- the LOC118492198 gene encoding uncharacterized protein PF11_0207-like, with protein MAEVKVRSREEILKEKTDREIFIVGCRMEKMREEYENAVRNKRWDKKRECYVNKEGEPVVPRRDIVHDDVLLVIPLSGEFYSKREKDKNYEKNLNKIIRDAMTSSLRKRDEERMKKNVENLVDDLKKVAKEKKVDEKEKVKEEVVKEAVTEEQQVGEEVMKKKEEVEEVKMESLVEVNSDAGDEKKDDADQTETANNTEVPITEVL; from the coding sequence ATGGCTGAAGTAAAAGTGAGATCCCGAGAAGAGATTTTGAAAGAGAAAACCGATAGAGAAATATTCATTGTTGGGTGTAGAATGGAGAAAATGCGGGAAGAGTATGAAAATGCTGTAAGAAATAAAAGATGGGACAAGAAGCGAGAATGTTATGTCAACAAAGAAGGTGAACCTGTTGTTCCCAGAAGGGACATAGttcatgatgatgttcttctagTAATTCCTCTATCCGGTGAATTTTATTCAAAACGTGAAAAAGACAAGAATTATGAGAAAAACCTGAATAAAATTATCAGAGATGCGATGACATCAAGTCTGAGGAAGAgggatgaagaaagaatgaagaagaatgttgagaaTTTAGTTGATGATTTGAAGAAGGTTGCTAAGGAAAAGAAGGTTGATGAGAAAGAGAAGGTAAAAGAAGAAGTTGtgaaagaagctgttactgaagaacagcaagTTGGTGAAGaagtgatgaagaagaaagaagaagtaGAAGAAGTGAAGATGGAAAGTTTGGTTGAGGTGAATAGTGATGCTGGTGATGAAAAGAAAGATGATGCTGATCAGACTGAAACAGCaaacaacaccgaagtgccaatcactgag